In Balaenoptera musculus isolate JJ_BM4_2016_0621 chromosome 17, mBalMus1.pri.v3, whole genome shotgun sequence, a genomic segment contains:
- the LOC118883397 gene encoding LOW QUALITY PROTEIN: nascent polypeptide-associated complex subunit alpha-like (The sequence of the model RefSeq protein was modified relative to this genomic sequence to represent the inferred CDS: inserted 1 base in 1 codon), with translation MGHALTGSLSATTLVPRSPHKMPGEATETIPATEXELPQSQGETGSGTESDSDESVPELEEQDSTQATTQQAQLAAAAEINDEPVSKAKQSQSEKKAQKDMSKLNLRQVTGVTRVTIRKSKNILFVITKPEVYKSPASDTYIVLGEAKIEDLPQQAQLAAAEKFKVQGEAVSNIQENTQTPTVQEESEEEETDETGAEVKDTELVMSQANVSRAKAVPALKNNSNDTVNAIMKLTM, from the exons ATGGGTCACGCTCTCACTGGCTCCCTTTCTGCCACCACCTTGGTTCCACGTTCCCCGCACAAAATGCCTGGTGAAGCCACAGAAACCATCCCTGCTACAG CAGAGCTGCCACAGTCCCAGGGTGAGACAGGGTCTGGAACAGAATCTGATAGTGACGAATCAGTACCAGAGCTTGAGGAACAGGATTCTACACAGGCAACCACACAACAAGCCCAGCTGGCAGCAGCAGCTGAAATCAATGACGAACCGGTCAGTAAAGCAAAACAGAGCCAGAGTGAAAAGAAGGCACAGAAGGATATGTCCAAACTGAATCTTCGACAGGTTACAGGGGTTACTAGAGTCACTATCCGGAAATCTAAGAATATCCTTTTTGTCATCACAAAACCAGAAGTATACAAGAGCCCAGCTTCAGATACCTACATAGTTTTGGGGGAAGCCAAGATCGAGGATTTACCTCAGCAAGCACAGTTAGCAGCTGCTGAGAAATTCAAAGTTCAAGGTGAAGCTGTCTCAAACATTCAAGAAAACACACAGACTCCAACTGTACAAGAGGAGAGTGAAGAGGAAGAGACTGATGAAACAGGTGCGGAAGTTAAGGACACAGAATTGGTCATGTCACAAGCAAATGTGTCAAGAGCAAAGGCAGTCCCAGCCCTGAAGAACAACAGTAATGATACTGTAAATGCTATTATGAAATTAACAATGTAA